In one Dermacentor variabilis isolate Ectoservices chromosome 4, ASM5094787v1, whole genome shotgun sequence genomic region, the following are encoded:
- the Tcs4 gene encoding threonyl-carbamoyl synthesis 4: MGSITKMIRHVLRRRCRVMFGHELQSSLLSGHGSSHRRALFSKQPECRHAYSTNNRSIVLGIETSCDDTAVGIVDDEGSILGESAHSQLAKHIEYGGIIPPIARDMHAENIAQVAQDALKQCPVPLEAMTAIAVTTRPGMALSLRVGFDFACNLARKYGKPLVPVHHMEAHATAVRLQNKVEFPYLVLLVSGGHCQLAVVRAIDDFLLLGQTIDDAPGEALDKVARRLKVHNLPECSRLSGGAAIELLARGANPHAFPFPEPMMDYRSCDFSFAGLKNSVYREILRLEKQHGIEADALVPEVRDVCASAQRVVVQHLVRRTQRALEFCSRQGLLPPLASDELRQDRVAPTVVVAGGVACNGVLRDALAQLCDHLGARFVATPARLCSDNGLMIAWNGLELHAASPESAVEDLGSLRVEPRCPLGTDISQSVAKASIKLQKIKLKFD, encoded by the exons ATGGGGTCAATAACGAAAATGATCCGCCACGTTCTCCGTCGTCGGTGTCGTGTAATGTTTGGTCATGAGTTGCAATCTTCGTTGCTTAGTGGTCACGGTTCGTCACACCGACGTGCGCTATTCTCCAAGCAACCAGAATGTCGTCACGCCTACAGTACAAACAACAGATCGATTGTTTTGGGAATTGAGACAAGTTGCGATGACACAGCTGTTGGTATCGTCGACGACGAGGGAAGCATCCTCGGCGAATCAGCCCACTCTCAGCTGGCAAAGCACATTGA GTATGGCGGCATCATTCCTCCCATTGCACGAGACATGCATGCGGAAAACATTGCCCAAGTTGCTCAAGACGCTCTTAAGCAATGTCCTGTTCCATTAGAG GCGATGACAGCCATTGCAGTAACAACGCGCCCCGGCATGGCTCTTTCATTGCGTGTGGGCTTCGACTTTGCTTGCAACCTGGCCCGCAAGTATGGCAAACCACTTGTCCCTGTCCACCACATGGAGGCTCATGCAACGGCTGTTCGGCTGCAGAACAA GGTGGAGTTTCCCTACCTCGTGCTACTAGTGTCTGGTGGCCACTGCCAGCTGGCAGTGGTACGTGCTATCGATGATTTTTTGCTGTTGGGGCAAACCATTGATGATGCTCCAGGAGAGGCCTTGGACAAG GTGGCCCGTCGATTGAAGGTACACAACCTGCCTGAATGCAGTCGCCTCAGTGGAGGTGCAGCGATTGAGCTGCTGGCCCGTGGGGCCAACCCTCATGCCTTCCCATTCCCAGAGCCGATGATGGATTACCGCAGCTGCGACTTCTCTTTTGCGGGCCTGAAGAACTCTGTTTATAGAGAAATCCTGCGTCTGGAGAAGCAACATG GTATCGAGGCAGATGCCCTGGTCCCTGAAGTGCGCGATGTATGTGCATCAGCGCAGCGAGTTGTGGTGCAGCATTTGGTTCGACGCACCCAGAGGGCGCTAGAGTTCTGTTCACGGCAGGGCCTGCTGCCTCCACTGGCTTCCGACGAACTGAGACAAGACAGGGTGGCCCCAACCGTCGTGGTTGCAGGTGGTGTGGCATGCAATGGTGTGCTCAGAGATGCACTGGCACAGCTGTGTGACCATCTGGGGGCCAGGTTTGTGGCCACACCTGCCAGGCTGTGCTCAGACAATGGCCTCATGATTGCCTGGAATGGGCTGGAACTGCACGCAGCTTCGCCAGAATCGGCTGTTGAGGATCTCGGTTCACTTAGGGTTGAGCCAAGGTGTCCACTGGGAACAGACATTTCACAGTCAGTTGCCAAAGCATCCATCAAGCTGCAGAAGATTAAGCTGAAATTTGATTGA